The proteins below come from a single Trachemys scripta elegans isolate TJP31775 chromosome 16, CAS_Tse_1.0, whole genome shotgun sequence genomic window:
- the PGLS gene encoding 6-phosphogluconolactonase isoform X2, with translation MPGFVPRHISVFPSPQELGSSLAQLVAQRAAESGGRFSLGLSGGSLVRILSQELPAAAALSGPAAPARWVLAFCDERLVPVEDPESTYGAYKTHLLSKISIPENQVVIINPSLPVEEAASDYAEKLKEAFQGENMPVFDLLILGIGPDGHTCSLFPDHPLLQEKEKIVASISDSPKPPPERITLTLPVLNAARTVVFVATGESKAAILKRILEGDEENPLPAALVQPHTGKLHWFLDESAAKELTVPFEKHSIL, from the exons ATGCCTGGCTTCGTACCCCGCCACATCTCGGTGTTCCCCTCCCCGCAGGAGCTGGGCTCCTCCCTGGCGCAGCTGGTGGCCCAGCGGGCGGCCGAGTCCGGCGGCCGCTTCTCGCTGGGGCTGTCGGGCGGGAGCCTGGTGCGGATCCTGTCCCAGGAGCTGCCCGCGGCCGCCGCCCTCTCCGGCCCTGCTGCCCCCGCCCGCTGGGTCCTGGCCTTCTGCGACGAGCGGCTGGTGCCCGTGGAGGACCCGGAGAGCACGTACGGCGCCTACAAG ACTCACCTCCTCTCCAAGATCTCCATCCCAGAAAATCAAGTGGTTATCATTAACCCCTCACTACCTGTAGAAGAGGCTGCTTCAGATTATGCTGAAAAGTTAAAAGAG GCCTTTCAAGGTGAGAACATGCCTGTCTTTGATCTGCTGATTTTGGGAATAGGGCCAGATGGTCACACCTGCTCCCTATTTCCAGATCATCCACTTCTGCAG GAAAAAGAGAAGATAGTTGCCTCTATTAGTGATTCTCCAAAGCCACCACCTGAGCGGATAACTCTAACATTGCCTGTTCTGAATGCAGCACGGACTGTTGTGTTTGTTGCTACAGGGGAAAGTAAAGCTGCCATCTTAAAG CGTATTTTGGAAGGCGATGAGGAgaaccccctccctgctgctcttGTCCAGCCTCATACTGGGAAGCTGCACTGGTTTCTGGATGAGTCTGCAGCCAAGGAGCTGACTGTTCCCTTCGAGAAGCACTCTATCTTGTAG
- the PGLS gene encoding 6-phosphogluconolactonase isoform X1, giving the protein MCPVDVRPSPHCAPDSFPPVSGCLSVTAQTSAPPSTLRPGCCLAPSPAPAPPCLASYPATSRCSPPRRSWAPPWRSWVLAFCDERLVPVEDPESTYGAYKTHLLSKISIPENQVVIINPSLPVEEAASDYAEKLKEAFQGENMPVFDLLILGIGPDGHTCSLFPDHPLLQEKEKIVASISDSPKPPPERITLTLPVLNAARTVVFVATGESKAAILKRILEGDEENPLPAALVQPHTGKLHWFLDESAAKELTVPFEKHSIL; this is encoded by the exons ATGTGTCCCGTGGATGTTCGTCCCTCTCCGCACTGTGCTCCTGATTCCTTTCCGCCAGTTTCCGGCTGTCTCTCGGTAACTGCCCAAACTTCCGCTCCGCCCAGCACCCTCCGGCCCGGCTGTTGCCTCGCCCCGTCCCCTGCTCCGGCCCCGCCATGCCTGGCTTCGTACCCCGCCACATCTCGGTGTTCCCCTCCCCGCAGGAGCTGGGCTCCTCCCTGGCGCAGCTG GGTCCTGGCCTTCTGCGACGAGCGGCTGGTGCCCGTGGAGGACCCGGAGAGCACGTACGGCGCCTACAAG ACTCACCTCCTCTCCAAGATCTCCATCCCAGAAAATCAAGTGGTTATCATTAACCCCTCACTACCTGTAGAAGAGGCTGCTTCAGATTATGCTGAAAAGTTAAAAGAG GCCTTTCAAGGTGAGAACATGCCTGTCTTTGATCTGCTGATTTTGGGAATAGGGCCAGATGGTCACACCTGCTCCCTATTTCCAGATCATCCACTTCTGCAG GAAAAAGAGAAGATAGTTGCCTCTATTAGTGATTCTCCAAAGCCACCACCTGAGCGGATAACTCTAACATTGCCTGTTCTGAATGCAGCACGGACTGTTGTGTTTGTTGCTACAGGGGAAAGTAAAGCTGCCATCTTAAAG CGTATTTTGGAAGGCGATGAGGAgaaccccctccctgctgctcttGTCCAGCCTCATACTGGGAAGCTGCACTGGTTTCTGGATGAGTCTGCAGCCAAGGAGCTGACTGTTCCCTTCGAGAAGCACTCTATCTTGTAG
- the SLC27A1 gene encoding long-chain fatty acid transport protein 1 isoform X1: MMGKKHPGMVMHMIGVCTASLGSLGLMRFFGVPWSWSLAATLGVYIGSGGWRFLRIIFKTALRDLFGLSVLIRVKYELRKHQRTKNTIPKIFHDVVCRHPDKVALIYEASDEKWTFRQLDEYSNAVANFFYQQGFRLGDVIAIFMESRPEFVGLWLGMAKVGIEAALINFNLRLDSLVYCVTTSGAKAVIFGGELAAAISEVNGMLGKNMVKFCSGDFNPDSVPVETKYLDPLLSTALKSPPDQIAAKGLDDRLFYIYTSGTTGMPKAAIVVHSRYYRIAAFGYYAYRMRPEDILYNCLPLYHSAGNIMGVGQCLIHGLTVVIRKKFSASRFWDDCTKYKCTIIQYIGEICRYLLNQPVREAEAQHHVRLAVGNGLRPTIWEDFTRRFRIKQIGEFYGATECNCSIANLDGKVGACGFNSRILPNVYPIRLVKVNEDTMELIRDSSGLCIPCCPGEPGLLVGRINQQDPLRRFDGYVNESATNKKIACNVFQKGDRAYLSGDVLVMDELGYMYFKDRSGDTFRWRGENVSTTEVEGILSHILSQTDVAVYGVEVPGVEGKAGMAAIADPKAKLSPNALYQELQKVLPPYARPIFLRLLPQVDTTGTFKIQKTRLQREGFDPHQTSDRLYFLDLKLGKYVPLDECLFERIRARKVAL; the protein is encoded by the exons ATGATGGGCAAGAAGCATCCTGGAATGGT aATGCACATGATTGGGGTTTGCACTGCTTCCCTGGGCTCACTTGGGCTTATGCGGTTTTTTGGTGTGCCCTGGTCATGGAGTCTGGCAGCCACACTGGGCGTTTACATTGGCAGTGGAGGATGGAGGTTTCTCCGTATCATCTTTAAGACGGCTCTGAGGGATCTCTT TGGCCTCTCGGTGCTGATACGAGTCAAGTATGAGTTGCGAAAGCATCAGCGAACCAAAAACACTATTCCAAAGATCTTCCACGATGTCGTCTGCAGGCACCCTGACAAAGTGGCTCTGATCTATGAGGCCAGTGATGAGAAATGGACGTTCCGGCAGCTGGATGAGTATTCCAATGCTGTAGCTAACTTCTTCTACCAGCAGGGGTTCCGTCTGGGTGATGTCATTGCCATCTTCATGGAGAGCCGTCCCGAGTTTGTGGGCCTCTGGCTTGGGATGGCAAAAGTTGGTATTGAGGcagctctcattaacttcaatttGCGTCTGGATTCTTTGGTTTACTGTGTGACAACCTCAGGGGCAAAGGCTGTGATCTTTGGAGGAGAGCTGGCTGCAG CGATATCGGAAGTGAATGGGATGCTGGGCAAGAACATGGTGAAGTTCTGCTCTGGAGATTTTAACCCAGACTCTGTCCCTGTGGAGACTAAATACCTTGATCCTCTGCTGAGTACTGCATTGAAATCTCCTCCAGATCAGATTGCAGCCAAAGGTTTAGATG ATCGGCTCTTCTATATCTACACATCTGGCACGACAGGAATGCCAAAGGCTGCCATTGTGGTGCACAGCAG GTACTACCGCATAGCTGCCTTTGGGTACTATGCCTACAGAATGCGCCCTGAGGATATCCTCTACAACTGCCTGCCACTCTATCATTCCGCAG GTAACATCATGGGAGTCGGACAGTGTCTAATCCATGGCCTCACTGTGGTGATTAGGAAGAAGTTCTCAGCCAGTCGCTTTTGGGATGATTGTACAAAATACAAATGCACA ATTATTCAATATATTGGGGAGATCTGCAGGTATCTTCTGAACCAGCCAGTACGGGAGGCAGAAGCACAACATCACGTGCGACTTGCAGTGGGAAATGGATTGAGACCCACAATATGGGAAGACTTTACAAGGCGCTTCAGAATTAAACAGATTGGGGAGTTCTATGGAGCCACAGAGTGTAATTGCAGCATTGCTAACTTGGATGGAAAG GTTGGAGCCTGTGGTTTCAACAGCCGGATTTTGCCCAATGTTTATCCCATTCGCTTGGTGAAGGTAAATGAAGACACCATGGAGCTGATCCGCGACTCTAGTGGGCTctgcatcccctgctgcccag GGGAGCCAGGCCTTCTTGTGGGTAGAATAAACCAGCAGGACCCCTTGCGCAGGTTTGATGGCTATGTCAATGAGAGTGCCACCAATAAGAAGATAGCATGCAATGTGTTCCAAAAAGGGGACCGGGCATACCTTTCAG GAGACGTGTTAGTGATGGATGAACTTGGTTACATGTACTTCAAAGACCGTAGTGGGGACACATTTCGGTGGCGAGGGGAAAATGTCTCCACCACAGAAGTAGAGGGAATCCTGAGTCACATCCTCAGTCAAACGGATGTTGCCGTGTATGGAGTGGAGGTACCAG GGGTTGAAGGGAAAGCTGGAATGGCAGCAATAGCAGATCCAAAAGCGAAACTGAGTCCTAATGCTTTGTATCAGGAGCTACAGAAGGTACTGCCTCCCTATGCACGGCCCATCTTTCTTCGTCTCCTGCCTCAAGTTGACACCACAG gcACATTCAAAATCCAGAAAACCCGTTTACAAAGAGAAGGATTTGACCCTCATCAAACATCAGACCGGTTATATTTTCTCGATCTAAAGTTGGGAAAATATGTTCCATTGGATGAATGCCTCTTTGAGAGGATCCGTGCCAGAAAGGTCGCTCTGTGA
- the SLC27A1 gene encoding long-chain fatty acid transport protein 1 isoform X2 — MTRMHMIGVCTASLGSLGLMRFFGVPWSWSLAATLGVYIGSGGWRFLRIIFKTALRDLFGLSVLIRVKYELRKHQRTKNTIPKIFHDVVCRHPDKVALIYEASDEKWTFRQLDEYSNAVANFFYQQGFRLGDVIAIFMESRPEFVGLWLGMAKVGIEAALINFNLRLDSLVYCVTTSGAKAVIFGGELAAAISEVNGMLGKNMVKFCSGDFNPDSVPVETKYLDPLLSTALKSPPDQIAAKGLDDRLFYIYTSGTTGMPKAAIVVHSRYYRIAAFGYYAYRMRPEDILYNCLPLYHSAGNIMGVGQCLIHGLTVVIRKKFSASRFWDDCTKYKCTIIQYIGEICRYLLNQPVREAEAQHHVRLAVGNGLRPTIWEDFTRRFRIKQIGEFYGATECNCSIANLDGKVGACGFNSRILPNVYPIRLVKVNEDTMELIRDSSGLCIPCCPGEPGLLVGRINQQDPLRRFDGYVNESATNKKIACNVFQKGDRAYLSGDVLVMDELGYMYFKDRSGDTFRWRGENVSTTEVEGILSHILSQTDVAVYGVEVPGVEGKAGMAAIADPKAKLSPNALYQELQKVLPPYARPIFLRLLPQVDTTGTFKIQKTRLQREGFDPHQTSDRLYFLDLKLGKYVPLDECLFERIRARKVAL, encoded by the exons ATGACAAG aATGCACATGATTGGGGTTTGCACTGCTTCCCTGGGCTCACTTGGGCTTATGCGGTTTTTTGGTGTGCCCTGGTCATGGAGTCTGGCAGCCACACTGGGCGTTTACATTGGCAGTGGAGGATGGAGGTTTCTCCGTATCATCTTTAAGACGGCTCTGAGGGATCTCTT TGGCCTCTCGGTGCTGATACGAGTCAAGTATGAGTTGCGAAAGCATCAGCGAACCAAAAACACTATTCCAAAGATCTTCCACGATGTCGTCTGCAGGCACCCTGACAAAGTGGCTCTGATCTATGAGGCCAGTGATGAGAAATGGACGTTCCGGCAGCTGGATGAGTATTCCAATGCTGTAGCTAACTTCTTCTACCAGCAGGGGTTCCGTCTGGGTGATGTCATTGCCATCTTCATGGAGAGCCGTCCCGAGTTTGTGGGCCTCTGGCTTGGGATGGCAAAAGTTGGTATTGAGGcagctctcattaacttcaatttGCGTCTGGATTCTTTGGTTTACTGTGTGACAACCTCAGGGGCAAAGGCTGTGATCTTTGGAGGAGAGCTGGCTGCAG CGATATCGGAAGTGAATGGGATGCTGGGCAAGAACATGGTGAAGTTCTGCTCTGGAGATTTTAACCCAGACTCTGTCCCTGTGGAGACTAAATACCTTGATCCTCTGCTGAGTACTGCATTGAAATCTCCTCCAGATCAGATTGCAGCCAAAGGTTTAGATG ATCGGCTCTTCTATATCTACACATCTGGCACGACAGGAATGCCAAAGGCTGCCATTGTGGTGCACAGCAG GTACTACCGCATAGCTGCCTTTGGGTACTATGCCTACAGAATGCGCCCTGAGGATATCCTCTACAACTGCCTGCCACTCTATCATTCCGCAG GTAACATCATGGGAGTCGGACAGTGTCTAATCCATGGCCTCACTGTGGTGATTAGGAAGAAGTTCTCAGCCAGTCGCTTTTGGGATGATTGTACAAAATACAAATGCACA ATTATTCAATATATTGGGGAGATCTGCAGGTATCTTCTGAACCAGCCAGTACGGGAGGCAGAAGCACAACATCACGTGCGACTTGCAGTGGGAAATGGATTGAGACCCACAATATGGGAAGACTTTACAAGGCGCTTCAGAATTAAACAGATTGGGGAGTTCTATGGAGCCACAGAGTGTAATTGCAGCATTGCTAACTTGGATGGAAAG GTTGGAGCCTGTGGTTTCAACAGCCGGATTTTGCCCAATGTTTATCCCATTCGCTTGGTGAAGGTAAATGAAGACACCATGGAGCTGATCCGCGACTCTAGTGGGCTctgcatcccctgctgcccag GGGAGCCAGGCCTTCTTGTGGGTAGAATAAACCAGCAGGACCCCTTGCGCAGGTTTGATGGCTATGTCAATGAGAGTGCCACCAATAAGAAGATAGCATGCAATGTGTTCCAAAAAGGGGACCGGGCATACCTTTCAG GAGACGTGTTAGTGATGGATGAACTTGGTTACATGTACTTCAAAGACCGTAGTGGGGACACATTTCGGTGGCGAGGGGAAAATGTCTCCACCACAGAAGTAGAGGGAATCCTGAGTCACATCCTCAGTCAAACGGATGTTGCCGTGTATGGAGTGGAGGTACCAG GGGTTGAAGGGAAAGCTGGAATGGCAGCAATAGCAGATCCAAAAGCGAAACTGAGTCCTAATGCTTTGTATCAGGAGCTACAGAAGGTACTGCCTCCCTATGCACGGCCCATCTTTCTTCGTCTCCTGCCTCAAGTTGACACCACAG gcACATTCAAAATCCAGAAAACCCGTTTACAAAGAGAAGGATTTGACCCTCATCAAACATCAGACCGGTTATATTTTCTCGATCTAAAGTTGGGAAAATATGTTCCATTGGATGAATGCCTCTTTGAGAGGATCCGTGCCAGAAAGGTCGCTCTGTGA
- the SLC27A1 gene encoding long-chain fatty acid transport protein 1 isoform X4, translating into MTRYRGGGVGARERMHMIGVCTASLGSLGLMRFFGVPWSWSLAATLGVYIGSGGWRFLRIIFKTALRDLFGLSVLIRVKYELRKHQRTKNTIPKIFHDVVCRHPDKVALIYEASDEKWTFRQLDEYSNAVANFFYQQGFRLGDVIAIFMESRPEFVGLWLGMAKVGIEAALINFNLRLDSLVYCVTTSGAKAVIFGGELAAAISEVNGMLGKNMVKFCSGDFNPDSVPVETKYLDPLLSTALKSPPDQIAAKGLDDRLFYIYTSGTTGMPKAAIVVHSRYYRIAAFGYYAYRMRPEDILYNCLPLYHSAGNIMGVGQCLIHGLTVVIRKKFSASRFWDDCTKYKCTIIQYIGEICRYLLNQPVREAEAQHHVRLAVGNGLRPTIWEDFTRRFRIKQIGEFYGATECNCSIANLDGKVGACGFNSRILPNVYPIRLVKVNEDTMELIRDSSGLCIPCCPGEPGLLVGRINQQDPLRRFDGYVNESATNKKIACNVFQKGDRAYLSGDVLVMDELGYMYFKDRSGDTFRWRGENVSTTEVEGILSHILSQTDVAVYGVEVPGVEGKAGMAAIADPKAKLSPNALYQELQKVLPPYARPIFLRLLPQVDTTGTFKIQKTRLQREGFDPHQTSDRLYFLDLKLGKYVPLDECLFERIRARKVAL; encoded by the exons ATGACAAGGTACCGGGGCGGGGGAGTCGGAGCTCGGGAAAG aATGCACATGATTGGGGTTTGCACTGCTTCCCTGGGCTCACTTGGGCTTATGCGGTTTTTTGGTGTGCCCTGGTCATGGAGTCTGGCAGCCACACTGGGCGTTTACATTGGCAGTGGAGGATGGAGGTTTCTCCGTATCATCTTTAAGACGGCTCTGAGGGATCTCTT TGGCCTCTCGGTGCTGATACGAGTCAAGTATGAGTTGCGAAAGCATCAGCGAACCAAAAACACTATTCCAAAGATCTTCCACGATGTCGTCTGCAGGCACCCTGACAAAGTGGCTCTGATCTATGAGGCCAGTGATGAGAAATGGACGTTCCGGCAGCTGGATGAGTATTCCAATGCTGTAGCTAACTTCTTCTACCAGCAGGGGTTCCGTCTGGGTGATGTCATTGCCATCTTCATGGAGAGCCGTCCCGAGTTTGTGGGCCTCTGGCTTGGGATGGCAAAAGTTGGTATTGAGGcagctctcattaacttcaatttGCGTCTGGATTCTTTGGTTTACTGTGTGACAACCTCAGGGGCAAAGGCTGTGATCTTTGGAGGAGAGCTGGCTGCAG CGATATCGGAAGTGAATGGGATGCTGGGCAAGAACATGGTGAAGTTCTGCTCTGGAGATTTTAACCCAGACTCTGTCCCTGTGGAGACTAAATACCTTGATCCTCTGCTGAGTACTGCATTGAAATCTCCTCCAGATCAGATTGCAGCCAAAGGTTTAGATG ATCGGCTCTTCTATATCTACACATCTGGCACGACAGGAATGCCAAAGGCTGCCATTGTGGTGCACAGCAG GTACTACCGCATAGCTGCCTTTGGGTACTATGCCTACAGAATGCGCCCTGAGGATATCCTCTACAACTGCCTGCCACTCTATCATTCCGCAG GTAACATCATGGGAGTCGGACAGTGTCTAATCCATGGCCTCACTGTGGTGATTAGGAAGAAGTTCTCAGCCAGTCGCTTTTGGGATGATTGTACAAAATACAAATGCACA ATTATTCAATATATTGGGGAGATCTGCAGGTATCTTCTGAACCAGCCAGTACGGGAGGCAGAAGCACAACATCACGTGCGACTTGCAGTGGGAAATGGATTGAGACCCACAATATGGGAAGACTTTACAAGGCGCTTCAGAATTAAACAGATTGGGGAGTTCTATGGAGCCACAGAGTGTAATTGCAGCATTGCTAACTTGGATGGAAAG GTTGGAGCCTGTGGTTTCAACAGCCGGATTTTGCCCAATGTTTATCCCATTCGCTTGGTGAAGGTAAATGAAGACACCATGGAGCTGATCCGCGACTCTAGTGGGCTctgcatcccctgctgcccag GGGAGCCAGGCCTTCTTGTGGGTAGAATAAACCAGCAGGACCCCTTGCGCAGGTTTGATGGCTATGTCAATGAGAGTGCCACCAATAAGAAGATAGCATGCAATGTGTTCCAAAAAGGGGACCGGGCATACCTTTCAG GAGACGTGTTAGTGATGGATGAACTTGGTTACATGTACTTCAAAGACCGTAGTGGGGACACATTTCGGTGGCGAGGGGAAAATGTCTCCACCACAGAAGTAGAGGGAATCCTGAGTCACATCCTCAGTCAAACGGATGTTGCCGTGTATGGAGTGGAGGTACCAG GGGTTGAAGGGAAAGCTGGAATGGCAGCAATAGCAGATCCAAAAGCGAAACTGAGTCCTAATGCTTTGTATCAGGAGCTACAGAAGGTACTGCCTCCCTATGCACGGCCCATCTTTCTTCGTCTCCTGCCTCAAGTTGACACCACAG gcACATTCAAAATCCAGAAAACCCGTTTACAAAGAGAAGGATTTGACCCTCATCAAACATCAGACCGGTTATATTTTCTCGATCTAAAGTTGGGAAAATATGTTCCATTGGATGAATGCCTCTTTGAGAGGATCCGTGCCAGAAAGGTCGCTCTGTGA
- the SLC27A1 gene encoding long-chain fatty acid transport protein 1 isoform X3: protein MMGKKHPGMVMHMIGVCTASLGSLGLMRFFGVPWSWSLAATLGVYIGSGGWRFLRIIFKTALRDLFGLSVLIRVKYELRKHQRTKNTIPKIFHDVVCRHPDKVALIYEASDEKWTFRQLDEYSNAVANFFYQQGFRLGDVIAIFMESRPEFVGLWLGMAKVGIEAALINFNLRLDSLVYCVTTSGAKAVIFGGELAAAISEVNGMLGKNMVKFCSGDFNPDSVPVETKYLDPLLSTALKSPPDQIAAKGLDDRLFYIYTSGTTGMPKAAIVVHSRYYRIAAFGYYAYRMRPEDILYNCLPLYHSAGNIMGVGQCLIHGLTVVIRKKFSASRFWDDCTKYKCTIIQYIGEICRYLLNQPVREAEAQHHVRLAVGNGLRPTIWEDFTRRFRIKQIGEFYGATECNCSIANLDGKVGACGFNSRILPNVYPIRLVKVNEDTMELIRDSSGLCIPCCPGEPGLLVGRINQQDPLRRFDGYVNESATNKKIACNVFQKGDRAYLSAADPVGTGEMATDLAPHPWEETC from the exons ATGATGGGCAAGAAGCATCCTGGAATGGT aATGCACATGATTGGGGTTTGCACTGCTTCCCTGGGCTCACTTGGGCTTATGCGGTTTTTTGGTGTGCCCTGGTCATGGAGTCTGGCAGCCACACTGGGCGTTTACATTGGCAGTGGAGGATGGAGGTTTCTCCGTATCATCTTTAAGACGGCTCTGAGGGATCTCTT TGGCCTCTCGGTGCTGATACGAGTCAAGTATGAGTTGCGAAAGCATCAGCGAACCAAAAACACTATTCCAAAGATCTTCCACGATGTCGTCTGCAGGCACCCTGACAAAGTGGCTCTGATCTATGAGGCCAGTGATGAGAAATGGACGTTCCGGCAGCTGGATGAGTATTCCAATGCTGTAGCTAACTTCTTCTACCAGCAGGGGTTCCGTCTGGGTGATGTCATTGCCATCTTCATGGAGAGCCGTCCCGAGTTTGTGGGCCTCTGGCTTGGGATGGCAAAAGTTGGTATTGAGGcagctctcattaacttcaatttGCGTCTGGATTCTTTGGTTTACTGTGTGACAACCTCAGGGGCAAAGGCTGTGATCTTTGGAGGAGAGCTGGCTGCAG CGATATCGGAAGTGAATGGGATGCTGGGCAAGAACATGGTGAAGTTCTGCTCTGGAGATTTTAACCCAGACTCTGTCCCTGTGGAGACTAAATACCTTGATCCTCTGCTGAGTACTGCATTGAAATCTCCTCCAGATCAGATTGCAGCCAAAGGTTTAGATG ATCGGCTCTTCTATATCTACACATCTGGCACGACAGGAATGCCAAAGGCTGCCATTGTGGTGCACAGCAG GTACTACCGCATAGCTGCCTTTGGGTACTATGCCTACAGAATGCGCCCTGAGGATATCCTCTACAACTGCCTGCCACTCTATCATTCCGCAG GTAACATCATGGGAGTCGGACAGTGTCTAATCCATGGCCTCACTGTGGTGATTAGGAAGAAGTTCTCAGCCAGTCGCTTTTGGGATGATTGTACAAAATACAAATGCACA ATTATTCAATATATTGGGGAGATCTGCAGGTATCTTCTGAACCAGCCAGTACGGGAGGCAGAAGCACAACATCACGTGCGACTTGCAGTGGGAAATGGATTGAGACCCACAATATGGGAAGACTTTACAAGGCGCTTCAGAATTAAACAGATTGGGGAGTTCTATGGAGCCACAGAGTGTAATTGCAGCATTGCTAACTTGGATGGAAAG GTTGGAGCCTGTGGTTTCAACAGCCGGATTTTGCCCAATGTTTATCCCATTCGCTTGGTGAAGGTAAATGAAGACACCATGGAGCTGATCCGCGACTCTAGTGGGCTctgcatcccctgctgcccag GGGAGCCAGGCCTTCTTGTGGGTAGAATAAACCAGCAGGACCCCTTGCGCAGGTTTGATGGCTATGTCAATGAGAGTGCCACCAATAAGAAGATAGCATGCAATGTGTTCCAAAAAGGGGACCGGGCATACCTTTCAG CTGCAGATCCTGTAGGCACTGGGGAAATGGCCACTGATTTAGCTCCACACCCTTGGGAG GAGACGTGTTAG